CTATTGTTTttggaaacatttttattttagtttttgtcatttatgagaaaaaaattcaaaaaccaAGATATCTGATCTTCTGCCACTTGGCGCTCAGCGACTTGACTTTTGGAACTGTCACTCTCCCAAAGATTATTGCCAAGTACTGGTTTGGCAACAGTATCATCTCATTCTATGGCTGTTttgttcagatgttttttattcattatttgggATCTGTTCAGTCTTTTAACCTGATGGTGATGGCCCTGGATCGGTTCATATCCATTTGTCTTCCAATGCGTTACCCTGTCCTCATTTCAAACACGGTGGTGTCCGTGCTCTGTGggatttcctggtttattccactGCCAATAATGATTACAGTAGTTCTGCAGGCAgtgtttttacctttttgtaaATCTAATGTAATTGCTCACTGCTACTGTGACCGTCTGTCTATAGTAAGTCAAGCATGCACTGAAAACATTGTGTTACTTAACACGATTTCCTTATCTTTTGCCATGTTCTGCCTTCTGCTTCCACTGTCATTCATTCTATTTTCCTACACTTCTGTCATTGTAGTGattttgaaaatgacaaatgtaAAAGGTCGTAGAAAGACATTTTCAACATGTACTCCACAAATATTaattacatgtttgttttaccTGCCAAGATGCTTTTTGTATCTATCAAATTTTACAGGTTTTTCCTTCAGCTTAGATTTTCGAATCCTTCTCATAATGCTGTATGGTCTGTTGCCTGCAGCTGTGAATCCAAtcatatattgttttaaaacacagaaaatcaAGCAATCTTTGTTGATGAAATTGCACCGGGCTAGAATCAGTATAGAGCAGAAAGGATTTACTATGAATACAGTGATTAGATTGGGATAGTTCGTCTatttctatcttttttttttttttttttttgtggaaagaGAAAATGTATATTCTGAATTcatgaacagctttagaacagcttgtGCAGATGGCAAAACAAAGCAGAGTCTGATCTCAGTCCAAAACAAAGTGTTTCAGTCATCAGAATAGTCACTTTTTTCAGGGAACACTGCTGCTTTATACTgtcatgatatatatatatatatatatatatatatatatatatatatatatatatatatatatatatatataaacaaagatctcctttacattataaaaccatGTTATTATGACAAGATTAAAACTGTGaacaattatattttaatgtgataatattgcatgctgtttttttaattgatacACATAATTGCTGATGTCTGTAGTTGAAATAAAACTGCATTACCTTCCATATTTACTTCACTTATTCTCTCTCAGTTGTACATTAAATAGTCTATTGACAAACCTTACTAAGTTCAGAGGAGGAGTTGTTAGTGGCTTTCAGATGGCAG
This Periophthalmus magnuspinnatus isolate fPerMag1 chromosome 13, fPerMag1.2.pri, whole genome shotgun sequence DNA region includes the following protein-coding sequences:
- the LOC117380648 gene encoding olfactory receptor 51E2-like; this translates as MLVNLTRRDHFTLLGFPGLHPQYYGPVSAVMFFVYITIVFGNIFILVFVIYEKKIQKPRYLIFCHLALSDLTFGTVTLPKIIAKYWFGNSIISFYGCFVQMFFIHYLGSVQSFNLMVMALDRFISICLPMRYPVLISNTVVSVLCGISWFIPLPIMITVVLQAVFLPFCKSNVIAHCYCDRLSIVSQACTENIVLLNTISLSFAMFCLLLPLSFILFSYTSVIVVILKMTNVKGRRKTFSTCTPQILITCLFYLPRCFLYLSNFTGFSFSLDFRILLIMLYGLLPAAVNPIIYCFKTQKIKQSLLMKLHRARISIEQKGFTMNTVIRLG